From Candidatus Cloacimonadota bacterium, the proteins below share one genomic window:
- a CDS encoding transposase, whose protein sequence is RMCFFKYPQHKRYKALICTEVNLGEMEILSIYLRRWSIEVVFKDLKQHFGYDQSKSSKYAPQIADLTIRCVFYVMFCSMKYDYPSKSTEQLLIEFYSEIEDNWLDILCSLVFINNAKRLLQYALSLGYSDLAQLLNEYDLVMKHFMHSHWYEDEIEEMDKSITTWKGYRNAP, encoded by the coding sequence CAGGATGTGTTTCTTCAAGTATCCGCAGCATAAGAGATACAAAGCACTGATTTGCACAGAAGTGAACCTGGGAGAAATGGAGATTCTCAGCATATACCTGCGCCGCTGGTCTATAGAGGTCGTATTCAAAGACCTCAAACAGCACTTTGGTTATGATCAGAGCAAGTCTTCCAAGTATGCTCCACAAATCGCAGACCTGACCATCAGATGTGTCTTCTACGTCATGTTCTGCTCAATGAAGTATGACTATCCATCCAAAAGCACCGAACAACTACTGATTGAATTCTATTCCGAAATTGAAGATAACTGGCTGGATATCTTGTGCTCCCTTGTCTTCATCAACAATGCGAAACGCTTGCTTCAGTATGCATTATCACTTGGATACAGTGACCTGGCGCAGCTCCTGAACGAATATGACCTCGTGATGAAGCATTTCATGCACAGTCACTGGTATGAAGACGAAATAGAAGAGATGGATAAATCCATAACTACCTGGAAAGGC